Part of the Paenibacillus kyungheensis genome, CCCATGTGATGAACGGGGGTTTTGCGTTTTTTTTTAGAAGTCAAATAGACTTCATTTGCTTGGTATATGATATAATAGTGCATCGGAGGTGGTGACAAATGGCGAAGCCAACAACAACCCAGAAGTCCAAGTCAGCACAAAGTTCACCACGAAAAAAAGTGGTGTCCAAATCATCGTCTGCGACTCGGAAAACAACAACGACAACAAAGCGCAAACCGGTTGCCCGTAAGCGAAATAGCAAAGCGAAAGCTTCGGCTTGGGCAACGTTAAAATATGAAGTCTATGGTATTATTTTAATCACATTTTCTGTGATTGCTTTATCTAGACAAGCGGCAGTAGGCGAATTTTTGCATTACATAACTGCTTTTATACTAGGCAAGGTCTATTTTGTGTTGCCTTTGGTTGGTATTTACATAGGGCTGGCTATTATGCTTCGGCGAAAATGGCCACGAGGATGGAATGGTAGATTATCAGGCTTGGTCTTATTAACTTGCGCGGCGACATTAATCAGTATTTTGACATATGTACCGGTTGAACAATTAACTTCTTTGCCAGCAAGACAAGCGGCAGGTGGTTATATTGGTGCTGTGCAAATGTGGTTGTTTATGATGTTATTCGGTGTGATCGGAACCAAATTAATCGCTACAGTTATGGTGATTATCAGTCTGATGTTAATTACTCAATTATCAGTTGCTGATCTAGTACAGCGTATACGTGGTTATGTAAAACAATTATCGGCATGGGCTCAAGAAAAGCTGGAATTGATGCAGATTGCCAAAGCTGAACGTCAAGAAGAACGTGAACTGCAAGCAGCGGAAGCCGCCGAGATGGAAGCATATGAAGACGAACTAGAAGAAGAGGAACAAGATTCCAAACTTTCTGCATCAGGTCTATTTCCGTGGAGTCGTAAACGGAATCGTCAATCAGAACAAGATGAAGAAAATCCATATGCAGTGATAGATGCTCAATTTGAAGAAGAAGAACTTACACCAGCATCTGTTGTTACTGCTATGCCAACAAGATCCAAAAGTCGTGTGTCTTCAAAAGCAGGGCTTACTCAACAAGCAGATATCTTATCTTCACCTGCGATAGCTACTACGCCTGAAAGTGATCTCTGGGATAATGCAGATGCAGAAGGACAGGTAGATGAGAAACCACCTATTATTCGTGATTTTTTTGCACAGATGCAGTATGAACGTGGAGAACGTAATGAAGAGGACACACTTAGTGAGAATATAGGCGCTGATGCTTCAACAACAGATATAGAAGCAGAAGCTTTAACAGCTATTCTTCACGCTGATTCAAATGACACCAATGGAACACCATTACAGGTAGTTGAAGAAGATATCACTCATACAGATGAAGAATCTATGTCGTCTGAGAATAATCAAGCTGTAGAAGGACATCCACATTCCAATAGTGGTTCTGTAGTAGAAGGTGGAACCCTTATACCACCTCCTGTGCCACAGCCTAAGCCTTACAAATTGCCTTCGTTTGCATTATTAGCCAAACCGAAGAATATTAGTACTGCTAATGATCAGAATGATTATATGGTGATTGCACGTAAGCTAGAGACTACACTTGAAAGTTTTGGAGTACGGGCGAAAGTAGTTGAAGTTGTTCGCGGACCAGCGGTAACTCGTTATGAGCTACAACCCGATGTAGGTGTAAAAGTAAGTCGTATCGTAGGCTTAACCGATGATATTGCACTGGCACTAGCTGCCAAGGATATACGGATGGAAGCTCCGATTCCAGGCAAAGCGGCAGTCGGTATAGAAGTACCGAACAATGAAGTTGCTATGGTCACGATGCGTGAAGTAATGGAGACATCTATTTTCAAAGAATCCGAAGCTAAATTGTCGATTGCTTTTGGACGGGATATCGCAGGGCAGACGATTGTAGGCAACTTAGCCAAAATGCCCCATTTACTCGTAGCAGGAGCTACAGGTTCGGGTAAATCGGTATGTATTAACGGGATTATTACGAGTATTTTATACAAAGCTAAGCCTGATGAAGTAAAATTCTTAATGGTCGATCCCAAAATGGTAGAGTTGAATATTTATAACGGTATTCCGCATTTGTTAGCACCTGTAGTAACCGATCCTAAGCGTGCATCATTAGCACTCAAAAAGATCGTTGTCGAAATGGAAAAACGATATGAGTTATTTTCCAAATCAGGTACACGTAATATGGAAGGTTATAACAACTTGATGAAAGATAATCCAGCAGCAGTTTTACCGTACATTGTTGTTATTGTCGATGAGTTAGCCGATTTAATGATGGTAGCTGCGGGCGATGTAGAAGATGCGATTGCACGTCTAGCACAGATGGCACGCGCAGCAGGGATTCATTTGATTATTGCTACTCAGCGTCCTTCAGTTGATGTTATTACCGGCGTGATCAAAGCGAATATTCCTTCTCGTATTGCTTTTGGTGTATCTTCACAAATTGATTCACGTACTATTTTGGATATGGGCGGAGCCGAGAAATTGTTAGGGCGCGGAGATATGCTATTTATGCCTGTAGGTTCTTCTAAGCCTACTCGTGTACAGGGAGCATTTATGTCTGACGAAGAAGTTGAAGCGATTGTATCTTATTGTCGTGGTCAAGGTGATGCACAATATGTAGAAGACCTTGTGCCAGAGATTGATGATACAGTTAACAATATAGATGAACAGTTGGATGAATTATATGATCAAGCTGTGCAGATTGTAGTAGAAGGGAAGCAAGCTTCTGTATCGCTATTACAACGCCGAATGAGAGTTGGATATACTCGTGCTGCACGTCTGATTGATTCACTGGAAGCTCATGGTATTGTAGGGCCTTATGAAGGTAGTAAGCCTCGTGAAGTGTTAATTACTGTTGAACAATATCAGCAGAAGTTAGCCAGTAATTCATAATATGCTTTAAAATAGACCGTAGAAGATCCAATCTATCTGTCTAAAGTAGATGCTGTCTGTATAGACTAGACTATAACAAAAAAGAAGCGCCACTCCTATGTATTAGCGAGTAGCGCTTCTTTTTGTTATGAGTATTCAATGCTCAACTAAAGGAATCTTATGAACCGTTATAACGATCTAAAATACTTGTTTTGTTAGAGCTATCATATACAAATCCATAAATCTTTTTGTTCATATTGCTATAGGCGCTGTCAATTTCTTCAGCAACACTATTGAACAAAGTATTGGTTTGGTATGAAGTTAAAGAATTCCAATCGCCTTTGTTTGCATAGATACGGAATACGATTTCTTCATCATTATCGTTAGACAATTCAATTGATAATTTAACACCTTTGTACGTACCGAAGTCGTTATTCAAAGTCGTTTGAACTGTGCTCAAATCAACATTTGAACCGATGATGATACTGTTACTGCTATT contains:
- a CDS encoding FtsK/SpoIIIE family DNA translocase; this encodes MAKPTTTQKSKSAQSSPRKKVVSKSSSATRKTTTTTKRKPVARKRNSKAKASAWATLKYEVYGIILITFSVIALSRQAAVGEFLHYITAFILGKVYFVLPLVGIYIGLAIMLRRKWPRGWNGRLSGLVLLTCAATLISILTYVPVEQLTSLPARQAAGGYIGAVQMWLFMMLFGVIGTKLIATVMVIISLMLITQLSVADLVQRIRGYVKQLSAWAQEKLELMQIAKAERQEERELQAAEAAEMEAYEDELEEEEQDSKLSASGLFPWSRKRNRQSEQDEENPYAVIDAQFEEEELTPASVVTAMPTRSKSRVSSKAGLTQQADILSSPAIATTPESDLWDNADAEGQVDEKPPIIRDFFAQMQYERGERNEEDTLSENIGADASTTDIEAEALTAILHADSNDTNGTPLQVVEEDITHTDEESMSSENNQAVEGHPHSNSGSVVEGGTLIPPPVPQPKPYKLPSFALLAKPKNISTANDQNDYMVIARKLETTLESFGVRAKVVEVVRGPAVTRYELQPDVGVKVSRIVGLTDDIALALAAKDIRMEAPIPGKAAVGIEVPNNEVAMVTMREVMETSIFKESEAKLSIAFGRDIAGQTIVGNLAKMPHLLVAGATGSGKSVCINGIITSILYKAKPDEVKFLMVDPKMVELNIYNGIPHLLAPVVTDPKRASLALKKIVVEMEKRYELFSKSGTRNMEGYNNLMKDNPAAVLPYIVVIVDELADLMMVAAGDVEDAIARLAQMARAAGIHLIIATQRPSVDVITGVIKANIPSRIAFGVSSQIDSRTILDMGGAEKLLGRGDMLFMPVGSSKPTRVQGAFMSDEEVEAIVSYCRGQGDAQYVEDLVPEIDDTVNNIDEQLDELYDQAVQIVVEGKQASVSLLQRRMRVGYTRAARLIDSLEAHGIVGPYEGSKPREVLITVEQYQQKLASNS